The Dasypus novemcinctus isolate mDasNov1 chromosome 24, mDasNov1.1.hap2, whole genome shotgun sequence sequence ACTACGTGCGGCCAattcccttcctctccacccGCTTCTTCAGAGCACGGAGACGGGTATCCCTTCGATGGGAAGAACGGACTCCTGGCACACGCCTTTCCTCCCGGCCGGGGCATTCAAGGAGACGCCCACTTCGACGACGATGAGTTATGGTCGCTGGGCAAGGGCGTCGGTGAGATCCTGAGCCGCACCGGCCCCCgactcccttctcccttctcccccgtCCCCAGCGTCCCTGATTCCCGGCTCCCCCCTCCGCAGTGGTTCCGACCAGATTTGGAAACGCAGACGGCGCTGCCTGCCACTTCCCCTTCACTTTCGAGGGCCGCTCCTACTCCTCCTGCACCACCGACGGCCGCTCCGACGACTTGCCCTGGTGCAGCACCACGGCCGACTACGACACCGACCGCCGGTTCGGCTTCTGCCCCAGCGAGAGTGAGTGCGGGGTAGCGGCGCGGGTAGGGACGCCCACCGCTCTCGGGGGTCTGGGCTTCTAATCCCAGCTCTGATCCAGCTCTGCCGCTACCGCTGTGCGGCCTGCAAACCACGCCCGCGCTTGCTGGGCCCAGTCTCCTCATCTGCGAAATGAGAGGAGGGATGGCCCACACCCCAGGCCTGCGCTGAGAGTGCGGGCCTCCCCAGGGCTCTACACCCAGCACGGCAACGCGGACGGCAAGCCTTGCGTGTTTCCATTCATCTTCGAGGGCCGCTCCTACTCTGCCTGCACCTCCGACGGCCGCTCCGACGGCTACCGCTGGTGCGCCGCCACCGCCAACTACGACGAGGACAAGGTCTACGGGTTCTGCCCGACTCGAGgtacctccccaccccctacgGGATCCAGCCCCGCCCCACCCACCGGAGTCGGCCCCGCCCCCTGATCCTGCCGCTCCTCGATTTGTCTCGCCACGTCTCATTGGTCCTCAGACCGCCGTGATCCCGCCCACCACCTCAACCCCTCCTTCCAGCTGCTCCTCCCCCCGTCCATCACCGCAGGGCCTCGTTGGCTCCGCCTTCGCCCGTTCCCAGGGTCTGGTCCTCAGGCCCCGCCCACCAGCCTGGCCCCGCAGCGCCCCCTAGCCCTTTTAGAAGGGCCACCTGGACTCCGGCTCCCTGGGCCCGCCCCTGGCTCCTCGCTGGGCCCGCCCGCCCGGCTCACCCAAGGTCCTGGGTCTCTCCAGTCGACTCGACGGTGACCGGGGGTAACTCGCCGGGGGAGCAGTGCGTCTTCCCCTTCATCTTCCTGGGCAAAGAGTACTCGACCTGCACCTCCGAGGGCCGCCAAGATGGGCACCTCTGGTGCGCCACCACTTCCGACTTCGACCGCGACAGGAAGTGGGGCTTCTGCCCGGACCAAGGTGAGCGGAATGCCGAGACTCCGGGACTCGGGGCGCGGCCGGGGCAGTGGAAGGGGGATGGCCAAAGCCGGGGGCGGAGGTGGGGGGGCACGGGTCCTGGCGCTCACGCCGCAGGCGCCCCCTTCCCTCCAGGTTACAGCCTGTTCCTTGTGGCTGCGCACGAGTTCGGCCACGCGCTGGGCTTGGACCACTCGTCGGTGCCGGAGGCGCTCATGTACCCCATGTACAGTTACACCGAGGGGCCCCCTCTGCATGAGGATGACGTGAAGGGGATCCAGCATCTCTATGGTGAGGTGTGGGGcagaggtggagggaggggacGGAAGAGCGGAGCTCTGCTGGAGGACGGGGGTGGAGTGTTGGGGCTGCCGCCGCGGGTGTGCTGGGAGATGGCGATTAAGAGCCCGGACCCGGGAGTGGGATAGAGGAGGACTCAAAAGCCAGTCCAGCCACTTCCTGGCTAGATGGCCTTGGACATGTTATCTCATTCCCCAGGGCCTcgatttcttcatctgtaaaatggggttaataataaGTAAGAGCCATATGGGTGTTAGATGCTTTTGTTATGGCCACTTGCCATtagcattatttttttctcatgtaaAAAAATGGGGATTTTAAAGTATGCACAGAGGGTTTCTGTGAAGATTGAACAGCTAATGTGAGTTCTTGGCACGAAGTTGACTACGTGGTGCGGTCTCGTCCCCGGGcctgggaagtggggggtggggaatccTTCCGTCTTGTGTCCCTCAGTTTGACAGTCAGGGGTGAGAGATTATGGCTTGAAGGAAAGGCGAGTGTATGAAAGGAAAGGGCCTGTCTATGGTTGAGGGAAGGCAAGCCCCGACAGCTAACGTGAGGAGTGTGTGCCAGAGGGGGACCCTGGAGGGGTACTCTGCGGGCACAGGATACGGCGGTATGGGGGCGTCTCATCTGGTGTCTCTGTTTAGGTTCTCGCCCTGAACCTGATCCAAGGCCTCCAGCCACCACCACACCTAAACAAGAGTCCACGGCTCCCCCGACGGTCTGTCCCACGGGACCCCCCACTGCCCGACCTTCAGAACGCCCCACCGAGGGCCCCACCGGTCCCCCTTCAGCGGGCCCCACGGGTCCCCCTACTGCGGGCCCTTCTGCAGCCCCCACACGGTCTTTGGATCCAGCGGATAATGAGTGTAACGTGAGGATCTTTGATGCCATCGCGGAGATCGGGAAACGTCTGCACTTCTTCAAGGATGGGTGAGGCGGCAGGGATGTGTGTGATTGACCGAGGGGCTCGGCGGAGGGACCTGCCTGTCTCTCCCTGCCCGC is a genomic window containing:
- the MMP9 gene encoding matrix metalloproteinase-9 translates to MSLWRSLVLALLVLGCCSAAPQRRQPTVVVFPGDRGARLTDRQLAEDYLFRYGYTGVAEMQDETGSLRPALLRLQQRLALPETGELDSTTLEAMRAPRCGVPDVGGFQTFEGELKWQHHNITYWIQNYSEDLPRDVIDDAFARAFALWSEVTPLTFTRVYSRDADIVIQFGVAEHGDGYPFDGKNGLLAHAFPPGRGIQGDAHFDDDELWSLGKGVVVPTRFGNADGAACHFPFTFEGRSYSSCTTDGRSDDLPWCSTTADYDTDRRFGFCPSERLYTQHGNADGKPCVFPFIFEGRSYSACTSDGRSDGYRWCAATANYDEDKVYGFCPTRVDSTVTGGNSPGEQCVFPFIFLGKEYSTCTSEGRQDGHLWCATTSDFDRDRKWGFCPDQGYSLFLVAAHEFGHALGLDHSSVPEALMYPMYSYTEGPPLHEDDVKGIQHLYGSRPEPDPRPPATTTPKQESTAPPTVCPTGPPTARPSERPTEGPTGPPSAGPTGPPTAGPSAAPTRSLDPADNECNVRIFDAIAEIGKRLHFFKDGKYWRISEGGGRRVQGPFLIAGTWPQLPSKLDSAFEDPLSKKIFFFSGRQVWVYTGAKVLGPRRLDKLGLGREVARVTGILPRGPGKALLFSQERFWRFDLKTQTVDPRSASRVDEMFPGVPLDTHDIFQYQEKAYFCQDRFFWRVSSWNEVNQVDQVGYVSFDILQCPEA